Below is a genomic region from Gillisia sp. Hel_I_86.
ATAAACAACACCTTGGGGAATGCCAAAAGGTTCTATGACCTTATGGATATGATAAAATTCTTTTTTTGGGGAGTAGGTATATGTACCATCATAGCTGGAATAGTTGGCGTGAGCAATATAATGCTCATTATCGTAAAAGAGCGCACCAGGGAAATTGGAATAAGAAAAGCACTGGGAGCACAGCCATTGAGCATTATTGGGATGATCCTTCACGAATCTATTTTTGTGACGACCATTGCAGGATTTATCGGCCTTATTTTTAGTTTGGCTTTGCTGGAATTTGTGGGGCCATTAATAGAGACCAATTACATCGCAAATCCATCGGTGAATTTTAATGTTGCACTTTCCACCGTTTTTATATTGGTGTTTGCGGGTGCCGTGGCTGGGTTTTTCCCGGCTTGGAGAGCTGCCAGAATAAAACCCATAATCGCTTTAAGAGACGAATAGGATGTTTAGTAGAGATAAATGGAGTGAAATATTAGAGGCTTTGACCTCGAACTGGTTTAGAACCGTCCTTACTGCCTTTGGGGTGCTTTGGGGGATATTTATTTTGGTGATCCTTCTGGCAGCAGGCAAAGGATTGGAGAATGGAGTGAAGCAGGGATTTGGGGGCATTGCTACAAATTCCATGTTCATGTGGGCACAAACTCCCTCTAAACCATACAAGGGCTTGCCAAAGGGACGTCGTTATAATTTTAAGATAAGTGATGTAGAAGCTATCAAACAAAATGTTCCCAATCTAAAATATGTTTCTCCCAGGAATCAATTAGGTGGATTTGGAGGTGCAAACAATGTGGTGCGTGGCCTTAAAACCGGAGCTTTCAATGTGTATGGGGATTACCCAGAGGTGATAAAGCAAGAACCCATGGATATTACTTCCGGAAGGTTCGTGAACTACTCGGATATCGAGCAGAATAGGAAAGTGGCGATATTGGGAGCGGGTGTAATTAAAGATATGTATGATCCCGTAGAAGAAGTTATAGGTTCTTATATCAAGATCAACGGGGTGAATTTTATGGTGATTGGCACCTATAAAAAGAAAGGGAACAATGGGAATCCGGAAGAAGCCCAAAAACAAATCTTTGTTCCTTTTACAGCTTTTTCCCAAGCCTTTAATATGGGAGAAACTGTAGGTTGGATGGCTATTACTGCTGAAGACGGTTCTTCGATAACCAATTTGAAATCTGAGGTGTTTGATGTTATTAAATCCAGACATTCCTTGCATCCTGAAGATGACAGGGCAATTGGGAATTTTGATCTTTACCAGGAATTCAGCAAGGTAAATGGTTTGTTCGTTGCTTTGAAGGCGGTGGCCTATTTTGTAGGGATTTTGGTGTTGCTTTCAGGAATTATTGGGATTTCCAATATCATGCTTATTGTGGTAAAAGAGCGCACCAATGAAATTGGGGTTCGTCGCGCACTGGGAGCAACCCCTTGGGATATTAGAGGCCAAATATTAATGGAATCCATCTTTTTAACCATTATCTCCGGGATGTCTGGAATTGCCTTGGCAACAGCTGTGATTGCCCTGGTGAATATGCAGTTGGATGGCGTAGATACTTCAGAAATGATGTTTGCCAACCCAAGTGTAAATCTTGGGGTGGTGTTTATAGCCCTTAGTATATTAATAATTTCTGGATTATTGGCTGGATTGATACCGGCACAAAACGCTATAAAAATCCAGCCTGTAGATGCCTTAAGAACAGAATAACAACAACTTGATTAAATACCAATTAAAATGAAAAAAGTAGTTACAGTAATAATTCTCATAGTAATCGCGATCACCTTCGTAGGTGCTTTGTATTATTTATTTCAAAAAAATCAGGAAGATCCGGTGGTTTACGAGACCGAGACCCCCAGCAAACAAGATATTGTAAAGAAAACTGTAGCTACGGGAAGCATTGTTCCTAGAGAAGAGGTTTTAATAAAACCAAACATCTCCGGAATTATAGATGAGATCTATATTGAGGCCGGCGATGCTATAAAGGCTGGCGATCTTATCGCAAAAATCAGGGTGATCCCCAATGTGTCTTCTTTGCAAAGTGGAAAGGATGCTGTTGCAACGGCAAAGATCAATTTGGATACCGAAAAGAAACTATACGACCGTCAAAAATCCCTTTTCGATAAAGGGGTGATCTCTGCAAACGATTGGGACAATGCACAAGTTGCCTACCAAAGATCGCTTCAGAATTACAAATCGGCACAGCAGAACTACGAGATTGTAAAAACAGGGACAACTAGAGGGCTTGGGAGCTCGGCAAATACCCTTATTCGGTCTACAATAGATGGAATGGTACTGGATGTCCCTGTAAAAGAAGGAAACCAGGTTATTGAAAGCAATAACTTCAATGACGGGACTACCTTGGCCACCTTGGCAGATGTGAACAACATGATCTTTGAAGGAAAAGTAGATGAAAGCGAAGTTGGGAAGATCAAAGAAAACCTTCCGTTGGAAATTACGGTGGGAGCCATAGAGAACAAAAAATTCGATGCTGTCCTGGATTATATAGCACCAAAAGGGATTAGTGAGAATGGTGCTATTCAATTCAATATTAAAGGAACATTGAACAAAGCGGATACCACATTTATAAGAGCGGGCCTTAGCGCAAATGCTTCCATTATTCTAGCTAAAGTAGACGATGCTTTGGCTGTTAAGGAAGCCTTGATCCAGTTTGATCCCAAAACACAAAAACCATTTGTAGAAGTGATGACCGGCGATCAGGAATTCGAAAGGAGGGATATCGAATTGGGGGTGAGCGATGGGATCTATGTTCAGGTTTTAAGCGGAATTTCAGAGAGCGATAAGATCAAGATCTGGAATCAGGTGAAACCAGCTCAAGCCATGAAAAACAACTAGTCTCAACTTTTGTGTAACAACTTCCTATTTCCTAAGACAAATATTTCACAACCTTAATTATGAAAAAATCAATTTTACTCGCTTGCTTGTTTTTAATTGCTGCAGGTATTACTGCACAAACTAAAAAGTGGAGCTTGCAAGAATGCGTAGCCTATGCTTTAGAAAACAACATCTCTATTAAACAATCTGCTTTAGATGTAGAGGTTGCAGAAATAGAACGTTCAGACGCGATTGGGAATTTTATTCCTTCCTTAAATGCCAATGTTAATTTGGCAAGTAATGGGGGTTTAAGTATAAACCCAACCAATAACAGGTTCGAGAACACAAGATTTACTTCAGCTTCTGGTGGAGCGTCCACATCCTTGACATTATTTGATGGGCTTAGAAATCTAAGACAAATGGAGCGTGCAAAAATCTCAAAACTAGCGAACCAATATTCTTTGGAAAAAATGAAGGATGATATCGCCCTTTTTGTGGCCAATTCGTATTTGGAGGTTTTGTTCAACAAACAAAATTTAGAAGTTTTAAGATCCCAAAATACCATTACCAAAGATCAATTGAGCAGGACCCAGGATTTGGTGGATGCTGGCGTTTTGCCAAAAGGGGATCTCTTGGAAATTCAGGCAACGGCTGCAAACGAGCAACAACGAATTATAGTTGCCGAAAACAATATCCAAATATCATTGATTAGCCTTGCGCAATTATTATTGATCAAGGATTATCAGAATTTTGATATTGTTGAAAGGGATTATGAAATAGTAGGAAATGAGATCTTGGCAAATTCTCCTTACGAGCTTATTGAAAAGGCGAAGGAAGAGCGATATGAAATTAAAATTGCCGAAGAGCAAAAATCGATCGCGGAAAAAGATGTGCAAATTGCTAAAGGTGCCTATTTGCCAACACTTTCAGCATTCTATAATTACAACACCCGCTATGCCGATAATGATAGTTTCAATAGGGATTTTACGCAGCAATTGTATGAAAATGATGGAACTTCCTATGGACTTCAGCTTAATATTCCAATCCTAAATGGTTTTGCTACAAGAAATCAAGTAAAGCGAAACATGATAAACGTGGAACGGGCAGCGTACCGCTTGGAGCAGGCAGCATTGGATTTGGAAGCAAACGTGTATCAGGCGTATGTGGATGCCCAAGGAGCATTGAAAGCTTACGAAGCGGCACAAGCAGCATTAGATGCGCAAGATCAGGCTTATTTGTATGCGACAGAGCGTTTTGATGTGGGGCTTACCAATGCCTTCGATTTTAGCCAGTCCAAAGTAAGGTTGGAAAATGCACAAACAGAATTATTGCGAACTAAATACGATTATATATTCAAATTAAAGGTGATCGAGTTATATTTTGGAATGCCGGTAACCGATCTTAAATTTTAAATCATGAAGAAAAAAACACTTCTTATTATTGGTGTAATTGCAGTTTTATTAATAGTCCTCCTTGTAGTGGGTAAAAAAGCCGGATGGTTTGGTGCTTCAGGAAATTTAAAAGAAGTAGAGATCACAAAGATCGAGCCTTTGGAAATTATAGAAACTGTTGCCGCTACAGGGAAAATTCAGCCAGAGATCGAAGTGAAGCTTTCTTCTGAAGTGTCCGGGGAGATTATAGATCTTCCAATTGTTGAAGGTCAAATGGTGGAAAAGGGAGATCTTTTAGTTCGGGTTAATCCAGATATTTATCAGTCTAATTTACAGCGTTCCAGAGCCGGTCTTCAGAATGTAAGAGCAAATTATGCGCAATCTGAGGCAAGCTTAAAAGAAGCAAAATCCAATTACGAGAGAAATAAGACCTTGTTCGATAAAGGGATTATCTCTAAAGCAGAATGGGATCAGATTGTTGCGGCTTACGAGCGGTCCGAAGCTTCCAAAAACGCGAGTTATTATAGCATGCAAAGTGCCGCGGCAACGGTTACCGAAGCTACAGATAACTTGGCAAGAACCACCATTTATGCACCAATGCGCGGAACCATCTCTAAGCTAGACGTAGAGTTAGGGGAACGTGTTGTGGGAACGCAACAAATGGCAGGAACCGAAATTATGCGTGTGGCCAATCTTTCCAAAATGGAAGTTGAGGTAGATGTAAACGAGAACGATATTGTAAAGGTTTCTGTAGGGGATAGCACTCAAGTAGAGGTAGATGCTTACCTGAAAAGGGAATTCAAAGGCGTGGTTACAGAAATTTCCAACTCTGCAATTCAAGGTTTAACAGCAGATCAGGTAACAAACTTTAAGGTTAAAGTTCGTATTCTTGAATCTTCTTACCAAGATCTCTTGGAAGGAAAAAAGGAAAATTATTCTCCTTTTAGACCGGGGATGACTGCCACAGTAGACATTATTACACGTAGAAAAAGCAATGTTATTGGGGTGCCTATTAGCGCAATTGTAATTAAAAACGATACTACCACCACCAAAAAATCTTCAGTAAAAAAAGACGACTCAAAAGAAAATAAAGACGAAAAATTTGAAACTGTCTTTGTTAAAGAAGGAGATAAGGCTAAATTGCGCGTTGTGAAGACTGGAATTCAAGACGATAGAAATATCGAAATTATTTCAGGTCTTGAACCAGGAGAAGTAGTGATAACAGGGCCTTACAACACCGTTACAAAGTCTTTAAAATCTGGTGATGAAGTGACTTTGCTTAAAGAGGAGAAGAAGCCCACAGAATAAATAACAAAACAATTGCATACTATACTTTGTATTGAAACCGCCTCCACCAATTGCTCTGTAGCAATTGGTGTGAACGGGAAATTACTTGCCTTAAAAGAAGATTACGATTCCAACTATTCCCATGCGGAAAGGCTCCATAATTTTATAAAAGAAATAGTTGCCGAAAATGGCCTGGAACTCTCAGATATTGATGCTATTGCTGTAAGCAAGGGCCCGGGGTCATACACCGGTCTTCGAATTGGGGTATCTGCTGCCAAAGGCTTGTGTTTCTCCTTGGATCTCCCATTAATCTCTGTGCCCACACTTACGTCTTTAGCCATGCAAGTGGAAGATGACGTTGTAGCCATTCCCATGATGGACGCCAGGCGCATGGAAGTTTATACTGCTGTATTCGACAAGGATCGAAATCAAATTGAAGAGACTTCGGCAAAAATTTTAGATGCAGAATCTTATAAGGAATACCTAGATGCACAACTGGTTTATTTTATAGGAAGCGGTGTAGAAAAATTCCAGAACATTTGTGAGCATCCCAATGCTCGGTTTATAAAAAACAAGTTGCCATCTGCTGCTCAAATGGTGAAACTCGCAACTATAAAGCACAAAAAAAGCGACTTTGAGGATGTCGCTTATTTTGAGCCTTTTTACTTAAAAGATTTTATGCTGGGATAGTTTTAGCTTGCTCCTTCTTCTTCTTCTCCTTTTTCTTTTTTATCTGAATGATTATAGAAATGCACATCTCTTTGTGGGAACGGAATTCCTACTCCAGCTGCTTCCAATCTCGTTTTTGCTTCTTCAATCGTATACCAGTGACAATCCCAAAAATCTTCATTGAATGCCCAAAAACGTAGGGATAGGTTTACAGCACTATCCGCAAGCTCGGTAACTACAACTTGAGGCGCCGGCTCTTTAAATATTTTCTCTTGCTCTGCCATAAGATTTACAAGAATGTCTTTAGCCAACTTAATATCGCTATCGTAAGAGATACCAATAGTAATTGCATCTTTTCTCTTTCCTTCAACGGTATAATTTATAATATTATCATTGGTAAGCTGCCCATTTGGGATTACAGCCAACTGATTCCCAAAAGTGGTTAATTTAGTATAGAATAAAGTGGTTTCCTTCACTGTTCCAGAAACACCTTGTGCCTCGATAAAATCTCCAACTTTAAAGGGTTTTAAAGCGATTATGAGGACACCTCCTGCAAAATTAGAAAGAGAACCTTGAAGAGCTAATCCAACAGCAAGTCCAGCGGCACCTATAATTGCAACCAAAGAAGTGGTTTCTACCCCCAGTTTTGTGATCACTACAACAAAAAGTAAAATTTTAAGTGTCCAATTGGTGAGACTAACTATAAAGTTTTCAAGCGTTTCGTCAAAATCTGCCTTATCAAAATATTTTCTAATATACCCAACTATAAGATTGATTATCCAAAGCCCAAATACCAGTAAGAATATAGCAAAAACCAGACTCGGTAAAAAATCGATAAATTTATCGGCATATTCTTTTGCTATAGATTCCCAGTTGTCCAAGTATTTCATGTAATTTTAATTTTTTGCAAAAAAAAGGTATTTATTGCGGGATAGATAATTTTTGCTGTTTAAGTATTGTTAAATCTATTTTATTAACCCTAAAGCTGAATTTATTGTTTTCACAGGAAGCTGGCAGGCTCCGTTGGTACACACGTAAATAAGGTCTTGCCCTTCTTTGAACCGATGCTTAAAAAGGGGGGAATTAGAGCTCTCCATTTTTGAACCTGCGAGTAGCACATTGGGAAGATAATACGTGTTGAGTTCCTCTAACAATTTTTTTGCATTGGTCCCCATGATCACAACTTCATAAAAACCATGGGTAAAATTCAATTTAAGGTTTAACCAGTTGGAATATCCTTGTGGATAATCTTTAAGCTGAGGAGCTACCGCATTTATCATTTTTTCTGAAATTCTATAGAAATTTTCCTCCGCAAAATATTTAGAGAGTTTGAACAGGTTTTGGGCCATTACAGAATTAGAGGCAGGAATTACATTGTCTGAAAGCTCATAGCTTCTGGTAATAAGTGGCTGGTCCTTCTTTGAAGTAAAATAAAACAGTCCCGACTTAGAATCATGAAAATTTTGGATACCATAATCCATTAGTTTTTTTGAGAAAACAAGCCATCGAAAATCAAAGGTGACTTCATATAATTTGATGAAGGCTTCAATTGTAAAAGCATAGTCTTCCAAATAGCCATTAATGGAACTTATTCCATTTTTAAATGAGCGATGAAGATTTCCTTCAGTCTTGTATAGGTACTGCTGGATAAAAGATGCATTTTTGAGGGCCGCGATTAAATATTCTTCTTTTCTGAAAACCTTATAAGCATCGACATAACCAGAGAGCATCAAGGCGTTCCAAGAGGTCAATTGCTTATCGTCCAATCTTGGTTTTTTTCTTTTGTTTCTTTCAGAAGAAAGCGTTGTGGACCAACGTGCTTTCATTTTCCTGAAATCTTCTGAACCCAGTTGATGTTTATTTAAAAATGTTGAATCTTCTTCGGTTCGAATTAAGACATATTCATTGTTTTCCCATTTCCCATAAGAATTCACGTTGTAGTATTCCTTGAAAAGGGGGAACTCTTCCTTTAGAAATTCTTTCAATTCATCAATTTGCCATGTATAAAAGGCCCCTTCTTTAAGTTTGCCATTTTTGTTGATGCTGTCTGCATCTAGCGAAGAGTAAAAAGAACCTTCCTTGGTGGTAAGATTGTTTTTTACAAATTCCAAGGTTTGTTCTACCACTTCTCGAAACCATTCATTATTAGTTGCTGCATACGCCTTGCTGTATAAACCCACCATTTGGGCGTTGTCGTACAACATTTTCTCGAAGTGTGGAATATGCCATTTTTCGTCTACAGCATATCTTGAAAAACCGCCTTCAATATGATCGTAGATGCCGCCAAAGGAAATCTTGGTCAGACTCAGCTTTACAAAATCTTCAATTTTTTCCTTATTGTAAAGTTGGGAATACTTCAGTAAAAATTCAAAATTAGAGGGGATCACAAATTTGGGAGCTTGTTTGGTTCCTCCGTAGTTCCAATCGAAATTCTTTTCTAATTTTTCAATAATAAGATCGAGGTCAATATCATTTTCAGATTGCGAGCTTGGAATCAACTGTATATTTTTAAGTCCCTCACTTAGTTTATCGGCATGTTCATGTAATTTTTCAGGATTTTCTTTATGGAGCTTCGCAATTTGTAATAGCGAGTTCTTCCAAGCTTCTTTTTTAAAATAGGTGCCGCCCCAAACCGGTCTACCATCTGGCAAGGCCACGATATTCATGGGCCATCCGCCGCTCCCGGTCATTAACTGGATAGCGCTCATATATACCATATCTATATCCGGGCGCTCTTCCCGGTCTACTTTTATATTATAATAATGAGTGTTCATGATCTCTGCCACGTCTTCATCCTCAAAGCTTTCATGTTCCATTACATGGCACCAATGGCAAGCCGCATAGCCCACACTAATAATAATCAGTTTATTATCTGCCATGGCTTTGTCCAGGATATCAGCCCCCCAAGAATGCCAGTCTACAGGGTTGTGAGCATGCTGTAAAAGGTACGGGCTGCTTTCGTGGATCAGGGAATTTGTGTGTTTTTCAGGTTTCATAAATAATAATACTGGTTGTATGATTTTGGTTGTACAGTTCTTTCGTCACCCTGAGACCTGTGATAAAAAAATTTATCTAGCGTAGGGAATTGACGTCCTTTTCATATAAGCTTATGAGATGCTGAAACAAGTTCAGCATGACGATAATTCCGCATCGTCACCCTGAATTTATTTCAGGGTCTCAATTTATTGTACTGATTCTTGGTGTCCTGATATTCTGAAACAATTCCGATAGCTATCGGAACAGAATGACGTACTTTTTCAGTTTATGACACTTTACGGATATACAATAATAATATAAGGAAACAAAAGAATCATTTAAAACAAAAAAGCCAATAACAAGTATTTCAAGTCTAGGAAGACCATTAAAATTACATGTTATTAGCTCTAGCATTCCTTCTGAAGAAAAATTTAACTCACTTCAAAGGAAATTTTCACGTTTACTCGATACTCGGTTAAATTCTCACCTTGCACTCGTGCACTTTGGTCTTTTATGTAAACAGATTTGATGTTTTTTACTGTTTTTGCCGCATGCATTACTGCATTTTTAGCGGCATCTTCCCAACCTTTACTAGAGGTTGCCATTACTTCGATCACTTTAATTACTGGCATAATATTTTTTTTAAATGGGTTATTATTAATTACCTATCTAAGGTACTAAATTATAAAGGCCTTGTTTATAAAGCTTTGTTAAATGGCCAATCCTAAGTATTTGGTTTATAAGGACTATCCGTTTATGGCTTCTACGGTTTCTACTTTTCCTTGTAGCATATCCCGCATCATGGTTTCGATCCCGTTTTTTAAGGTGGCGGTAGATGAAGGACAACCACTACAAGCACCTTGTAAAATCACTTTTACTGTTTTGGTTTCTTCATTATAAGAGTCGAAAATAATATTTCCACCATCACTGGCCACTGCGGGTTTTATATATTCTTCCAAGATCTCGATAACCTGGGTGGAAACAGGGTCTAAATTTTCCAGCTTTTTAGCTTCAGTTGAAGCAACATCTTTATCTCCAGGTTCCTTTTCAAGGGTTTCCTTTAAAACGATGTCTTTCCCGTCCTGGATATATTTAGTGATAAATTCACGCAGTTCCATTGCAATCTCATCCCAGTTTGCGATATCGTATTTATTAATGGAAATATAGTTCTCATCGATAAAAATCTCCTTTACAAAAGGAAAGTTGAACAAGGCCTGCGCTAAGGGAGCATCTGCGGTAGCATCTATATTTTTGAATTCTGCTGCAGAGATCACCAATTTTTTATTGGCAACAAATTTCAACACAGAAGGGTTGGGAGTCGTTTCGGCATAGACGGTAACTGGCACTTTTTTAGAAGGTGTGGCAGTGTCATCATCGGCTTTTATGATAATTCCATCATTGTTTAAATATTCCAACAATTGTCCTGAAACCTCTTCTTGTACATCTGCCCATTCTATTATATTATACTTTTCTATAGCTATAAAGTTTTGAGATATAAAAACGGTTTTCACAAATGGCAAATGGAATAATTGCTGTGCCAATGGGGATTTTTTGGCTTCTTCTATATTTCCAAACTCGAAACTTTCATGCCTGGTCAAAAACTGATTTGTTTCAAATTTTACAATCGCCGGATTGGACGTAGGTTCTATATTTATGGTATATGTGTTCATCTTCAATATTTTGTTGCAAAATTACTAAAACAATGTGCGGTAATCTATATATTTACAATTGTTATTCTGGTTGAGTAGATAATCTTACCTTATATTGGATTTATTCTGAATTTTAAAAGTGCTTGGGTGCTTTGCAAATTATTTGTCATTTAATGAAACTGTATTTTTCCATTAGTTTATTATTCTGTTTAATAATCTCTTCTATTGCTGAAGCGCAAGAGGTGATCCCTACCTATTCTGATTATTTA
It encodes:
- the tsaB gene encoding tRNA (adenosine(37)-N6)-threonylcarbamoyltransferase complex dimerization subunit type 1 TsaB; this translates as MHTILCIETASTNCSVAIGVNGKLLALKEDYDSNYSHAERLHNFIKEIVAENGLELSDIDAIAVSKGPGSYTGLRIGVSAAKGLCFSLDLPLISVPTLTSLAMQVEDDVVAIPMMDARRMEVYTAVFDKDRNQIEETSAKILDAESYKEYLDAQLVYFIGSGVEKFQNICEHPNARFIKNKLPSAAQMVKLATIKHKKSDFEDVAYFEPFYLKDFMLG
- a CDS encoding ABC transporter permease, giving the protein MFSRDKWSEILEALTSNWFRTVLTAFGVLWGIFILVILLAAGKGLENGVKQGFGGIATNSMFMWAQTPSKPYKGLPKGRRYNFKISDVEAIKQNVPNLKYVSPRNQLGGFGGANNVVRGLKTGAFNVYGDYPEVIKQEPMDITSGRFVNYSDIEQNRKVAILGAGVIKDMYDPVEEVIGSYIKINGVNFMVIGTYKKKGNNGNPEEAQKQIFVPFTAFSQAFNMGETVGWMAITAEDGSSITNLKSEVFDVIKSRHSLHPEDDRAIGNFDLYQEFSKVNGLFVALKAVAYFVGILVLLSGIIGISNIMLIVVKERTNEIGVRRALGATPWDIRGQILMESIFLTIISGMSGIALATAVIALVNMQLDGVDTSEMMFANPSVNLGVVFIALSILIISGLLAGLIPAQNAIKIQPVDALRTE
- a CDS encoding efflux RND transporter periplasmic adaptor subunit; translation: MKKKTLLIIGVIAVLLIVLLVVGKKAGWFGASGNLKEVEITKIEPLEIIETVAATGKIQPEIEVKLSSEVSGEIIDLPIVEGQMVEKGDLLVRVNPDIYQSNLQRSRAGLQNVRANYAQSEASLKEAKSNYERNKTLFDKGIISKAEWDQIVAAYERSEASKNASYYSMQSAAATVTEATDNLARTTIYAPMRGTISKLDVELGERVVGTQQMAGTEIMRVANLSKMEVEVDVNENDIVKVSVGDSTQVEVDAYLKREFKGVVTEISNSAIQGLTADQVTNFKVKVRILESSYQDLLEGKKENYSPFRPGMTATVDIITRRKSNVIGVPISAIVIKNDTTTTKKSSVKKDDSKENKDEKFETVFVKEGDKAKLRVVKTGIQDDRNIEIISGLEPGEVVITGPYNTVTKSLKSGDEVTLLKEEKKPTE
- a CDS encoding TolC family protein; translation: MKKSILLACLFLIAAGITAQTKKWSLQECVAYALENNISIKQSALDVEVAEIERSDAIGNFIPSLNANVNLASNGGLSINPTNNRFENTRFTSASGGASTSLTLFDGLRNLRQMERAKISKLANQYSLEKMKDDIALFVANSYLEVLFNKQNLEVLRSQNTITKDQLSRTQDLVDAGVLPKGDLLEIQATAANEQQRIIVAENNIQISLISLAQLLLIKDYQNFDIVERDYEIVGNEILANSPYELIEKAKEERYEIKIAEEQKSIAEKDVQIAKGAYLPTLSAFYNYNTRYADNDSFNRDFTQQLYENDGTSYGLQLNIPILNGFATRNQVKRNMINVERAAYRLEQAALDLEANVYQAYVDAQGALKAYEAAQAALDAQDQAYLYATERFDVGLTNAFDFSQSKVRLENAQTELLRTKYDYIFKLKVIELYFGMPVTDLKF
- a CDS encoding efflux RND transporter periplasmic adaptor subunit; this encodes MKKVVTVIILIVIAITFVGALYYLFQKNQEDPVVYETETPSKQDIVKKTVATGSIVPREEVLIKPNISGIIDEIYIEAGDAIKAGDLIAKIRVIPNVSSLQSGKDAVATAKINLDTEKKLYDRQKSLFDKGVISANDWDNAQVAYQRSLQNYKSAQQNYEIVKTGTTRGLGSSANTLIRSTIDGMVLDVPVKEGNQVIESNNFNDGTTLATLADVNNMIFEGKVDESEVGKIKENLPLEITVGAIENKKFDAVLDYIAPKGISENGAIQFNIKGTLNKADTTFIRAGLSANASIILAKVDDALAVKEALIQFDPKTQKPFVEVMTGDQEFERRDIELGVSDGIYVQVLSGISESDKIKIWNQVKPAQAMKNN
- a CDS encoding thioredoxin domain-containing protein, with translation MKPEKHTNSLIHESSPYLLQHAHNPVDWHSWGADILDKAMADNKLIIISVGYAACHWCHVMEHESFEDEDVAEIMNTHYYNIKVDREERPDIDMVYMSAIQLMTGSGGWPMNIVALPDGRPVWGGTYFKKEAWKNSLLQIAKLHKENPEKLHEHADKLSEGLKNIQLIPSSQSENDIDLDLIIEKLEKNFDWNYGGTKQAPKFVIPSNFEFLLKYSQLYNKEKIEDFVKLSLTKISFGGIYDHIEGGFSRYAVDEKWHIPHFEKMLYDNAQMVGLYSKAYAATNNEWFREVVEQTLEFVKNNLTTKEGSFYSSLDADSINKNGKLKEGAFYTWQIDELKEFLKEEFPLFKEYYNVNSYGKWENNEYVLIRTEEDSTFLNKHQLGSEDFRKMKARWSTTLSSERNKRKKPRLDDKQLTSWNALMLSGYVDAYKVFRKEEYLIAALKNASFIQQYLYKTEGNLHRSFKNGISSINGYLEDYAFTIEAFIKLYEVTFDFRWLVFSKKLMDYGIQNFHDSKSGLFYFTSKKDQPLITRSYELSDNVIPASNSVMAQNLFKLSKYFAEENFYRISEKMINAVAPQLKDYPQGYSNWLNLKLNFTHGFYEVVIMGTNAKKLLEELNTYYLPNVLLAGSKMESSNSPLFKHRFKEGQDLIYVCTNGACQLPVKTINSALGLIK
- a CDS encoding dodecin family protein; this translates as MPVIKVIEVMATSSKGWEDAAKNAVMHAAKTVKNIKSVYIKDQSARVQGENLTEYRVNVKISFEVS
- a CDS encoding mechanosensitive ion channel family protein translates to MKYLDNWESIAKEYADKFIDFLPSLVFAIFLLVFGLWIINLIVGYIRKYFDKADFDETLENFIVSLTNWTLKILLFVVVITKLGVETTSLVAIIGAAGLAVGLALQGSLSNFAGGVLIIALKPFKVGDFIEAQGVSGTVKETTLFYTKLTTFGNQLAVIPNGQLTNDNIINYTVEGKRKDAITIGISYDSDIKLAKDILVNLMAEQEKIFKEPAPQVVVTELADSAVNLSLRFWAFNEDFWDCHWYTIEEAKTRLEAAGVGIPFPQRDVHFYNHSDKKEKGEEEEGAS
- a CDS encoding NifU family protein, whose amino-acid sequence is MNTYTINIEPTSNPAIVKFETNQFLTRHESFEFGNIEEAKKSPLAQQLFHLPFVKTVFISQNFIAIEKYNIIEWADVQEEVSGQLLEYLNNDGIIIKADDDTATPSKKVPVTVYAETTPNPSVLKFVANKKLVISAAEFKNIDATADAPLAQALFNFPFVKEIFIDENYISINKYDIANWDEIAMELREFITKYIQDGKDIVLKETLEKEPGDKDVASTEAKKLENLDPVSTQVIEILEEYIKPAVASDGGNIIFDSYNEETKTVKVILQGACSGCPSSTATLKNGIETMMRDMLQGKVETVEAING